The window TATATAAAAATGCTTGACATGAGCAAACTTTGTAGACATGGGGATAGCCTACtaaatttatttgatgttttgaCTAGTCACTAGTCCATTCagttttgtgtactgtatttgcacAACTATTTCATGACACTGCATTTGCCTTCTATTTATTCCTGCCAGTTGTGGAACACTGTTCTGAGgttcctttgttttttcctgaGATAACTAAAGATTTTTCCCATGGATATCTCATTTACAACAATTGCAGACATGCATCTTGATATGAGTTCAGTGGAGTAAGTAGgtaaaaggtaaagtgaaatctTTGGATATGTGTTATGATCTGTCGGCTTAAACCTTCAACATTATAAAAATGCTATATTTCCTGAAATTTGTATATCTTGCATCCATGTGTTACTGAACTTCATTTGCTATActtcattattaaattatttcaccCAAGCCTGTAAAGCTTGCAGTATAGATTCCATCTTGACTGTTTTAATCACATCCTGTCATTATTTAAAGGGAAGATTTTTAGTTAGATTCTTAGAGGCATTTCAGTTGTAATTTGGATACACTTCCAGATTTGATTTGAATTGCCTTTGATTTACAgatgaaatttctttctttcaacaCCATCATTATATACCATATCCAGTTCTGCACATCCtcagtttttattgcatttgctaAAATGATCacttggtattttattttgattattgcttttaaaacatgttttcatCAATGTATTTTTTCCAGGATGTAAGCGATGGACAACAGAGATGACAAGACGAATATTCACTTTAATCCAGACTTTATTGCCAGGAGAAGTGAAACTCAAGTGAAATCGAAGTTCCATGTCAATCCGGCATTTTTCCAAAAGTCAGGCCCTCACAAAGCATTTTTGCAATCGGTGCAACAGAATTTATCGGAAACAGGGAATGCCTCTGTATCAGTTAAACAAATTCATCAAGCTTCATCGCCACCCAAGGCAGTACAACATTTGTCTAATACAATACAGACATCCTCATCAACCACACTTAACCAGCTTGAATCTCACCACACTGGGAGTTCCTCAAGCTTAGTTTATAACTTTGGAAGCCAAAGACCTGTGTATGCAAATAGCCAGTCTACTTACTCTAGCGTTACTCCCAAGTCTCAGGTATCGTATGTAAATTCAGTAAAGCCATCCATTTACTCATGGAGGACTCGTCCAGTGTCTTCACAACACAATCGCATAGGCTTACCTGTTGATTCCTCGAGTCCTTCTAGGTTCAAGTACCTGCGCCAGAGCAAAGTGAAAGATGGTTTTTCTAATTTTGGTGGAAACCTGTCAGAATTGACAAAGAATAAATTCAAAGTTGACAACAGGACAGGTGCTCACAGTGTCGAAAGAAAAACCAAACATGGCTATGAGAAATACTGTATTATCAGGGAAAGTGAGAAAGCAAATGCAAATGTATTTTCAAGAACGATGAACAGTAAAACCTCGGGAAAGGCTGAAAGTTTAGGGCTTGTTAAGACTGTGAATACAAGTAGTAAAGGCTTAGTCAAAGAGAATCATAGAAAAGTGAATAATACTCTACCATTTAATAAAAGCAGGAGTGTGTATTCTTTGTCAAATGTGAATCGTTGTGATATAACAGGTAAACCTAATGTAAGTTCAGGTGCTAGTAATTCGTTGCTCTCTGGTCCCACTCGTAGTGATCAGAATTTGACGTTAGTTAAAAGGGACTCGCCTCATTCTGCAGAAGTCAGTGCAAATCTTTTTACCAAAAATCCTGCTAACTCTCATACAGAAAGCAAGCTAAGAGCTTCTCCTGTCAAAAGTTCAAATATACTCATAAACCCCATTCTTTTGAAGTCATTGTCAAGTAGTGATAAGGTTGATATCGTAGCCATTGCTTCTAAGTCTAGTCCTAAGAAGGTGGTGCCTTCATTATCATGTAGTGATTCAAAACACGGAAGTCAGATGCAGGCAGAAACAAATAGTGTCGTAAAGCCTACTCCAAGTATGGTTTCCAAGTACAGAGTCATCACGAAAACTAAGCTCGTGCGACGTAGGTCAAAGAGTCTTTCCAAAACTAAACTAACAACGCCAATCAGAGAGACAAGGTCGGACAGTGTACCCCTGGTGTATTCACTTTCCCGAAAGAAGGATGGGTCACACATCACTCTGTGCCGCCCTTCACCTGTGTTTCCAGTCAGACCTCATAGTATCTTGGCTAAAAACCACCCCAAGAGGCGCTACACAATAATATCAAGAAACAAATTAGTCAGGCGGCTGTCGGGATCCTCTCCAGTAATTGACAACATGCTGGAGAGACCAAAGTACACCATTAAGACGAAAACGAAACTCGTGAAGAGGCCTTTGTCTTCTGTGCTTAAAGCAGTCAAAGACTCATCCATGGTGCATGGTGTTACGGTagataatgaagtaaagaaaaattacatggTCTTATCTAAAACAAAGCTCATCAGGAGGAAACCCAGTGCTGGAGTGTTGAAGACCAAGGTCTTGAGGGAAGCTAACAAGTCCAACACCAGAACGATAATACGACGGCATAAGCTGGTTCGCAATGTTCCCATCAGGTCTGGAAAAGTTTCTGTGCTGAAGAGTGTTGATGCTAAAGTGATGAGGAAGATTCATACAAAGTACAAAATAGAAAACCGGGGCATTGGTTTGTCTGCCAAGCAGAAAGCAGCCAAGGGCATTGTTTCAAAGTACAGAATTAACCGGTTGAAAGTGGATTCTCCCACTTTAAAAAGAATTAGTAATAAAAGGTTCACTTGGGTGTCAACCAGGGGAAAAGCAAGTCATCATCTTCAAGAAACTAGGAAGAGGTGAGGgattacatttttttgttgtgattgtttacttgattttttaaaaccatttttttctttatagagaGTAAACAGGATAACTTCTAATTGTATGTCCTTCACAAAGAGGGACTTCAgatatgtttttactttgtttatttttgtacatcaTCAActcccatttcattcttttccatgTTTAATGTTCTGTTTCTAGGATTTCGTTATGTTTTAACCCCAGTAGCAAAAGATTGACGCAAACCAACTGAAATTTGTATGTTACCCAGTATTGAATAGAATATTTACAGATGACTTTGTAGACACATAATTGGGTGAAGAAATTTTACATGTAGGTTTGATAATGTAGTAGTGGCTAGAATGTTATTTCTCTTCTGGTAAAGAAAAACTTACCCTGAGAGTAGTGCAGATTCATACTCTTGTAACAACTCCTCAAACATTCTGTGACCTTTGGCAAGCAACTCCCACGATACCGTGGACCCTTGCAGACGCCTGAAGATGAAGGAAGTTTTATGATCTTGCTATGAACTGTATTTTCAGTCAGACAAATACAGAAGAACACATGTTGCCTCTCAGTTGAGTAGTAATTCAGCATGAGTAAAATCAGTTTACTAAGTTTAAGAACACATAAGAATACAAAGTGTTTCAAGCAGTTTATGCTCTTCTTTTTATACaagcctttaattttatttttagtaaaaggATGTCCATTTGCAACCTGAGCTGTTATAAGAATATAGAACTATTATCTTTCTCATTTGCTGGTCATTAAGGTCTAAATAAGTGGCTTGTATTATTGACcaattgttttgcttttaatgaCATATAAAGTACCATGTTTTGTATTGTTATgagttttctcttgttttatataaattataagtcaCTTAGCCTGTATAATTAGATTTTTATGTGCACACAGGGACTCCGGTAGTTTCTCAGATCGGTTTGTGAATATCGGCGGCATTTTGTATAAAGCTACAAAGACTTCACTTCACAAACAGACAGCAAAGAAGCAGCTCTCTAACGTTGCTGGAAAAGGTAAGTATTTACTGTGAATTCGTTCCAGGTGATTTTAGTTCCTTGAAATTTACAAGTTATAAGTTTTCTTCCATTAAAGGTGTTGACTTGTTAATGCAGTTCACTTTGTAATCAGTGAAattgtacagtgttatttttctttgatatttgctGTTGTTGAATTGAAATAACGTTGAccttaattgtatttattttgtgataCTATGTGTatcattttcctcatttcattttactctacAGGCTCaaaatgcattttgaaattaCGCGGCAACCAATACAGTGTCAGTGCTGGTGGCCGTACTTTGACGCGACTGGAGAGCAAACCCCTATCCACATCAAAGCCCTTATTATCAAGAGTTCACATTGGGGATTGACGTATTCTCGCACCAAGACGGGCCATTATGAGCTCACTAAAGCTCATCAAGCAAGAGCGGTTTTGAGGTACTgtaaagtgttttgttttttcactagATTATATTGAAATTGCATCCTCTTGTAACTTCAAATAATTGAACAGCATCATCAGAGATGTAGAATTCACCAGCTTTTCATCTTGCATAAAATGTAGTGGTCAGTCCTTCCGTTCATTTTATTTCAGGCAGTGGAGAAGACCAAACTCATTATGTAGGACTCTTTACACTCCTCTCAtccattcttttttctctcttcctactAACCTGTCCAgtgtttttgttgtattcattctcattttcatccCTCACGAAAAAAGAATGCTTTTCTCCAGCCTTATGACTTGGCTTATTGCTGACAAAAGGCAACACGCAGCAGATAAGGAGACTTGTTTTTTAGCAGTTCCCCATAACGTGTCACTGAGGGTTACATGTTTTAACAGATTCGGCTCTATTTTGCATGGAAGCCTGAAGTAGCTCATCTGCTTTGCTTTAAGCAAAATGGGCCTCAAGCAAATCAAAGGAATGTTTCAGGTGCCTCTAATgccatcttccaggtgtctttcTTTTGATCATCCTCTTCTTTGTTATCATAACTGTCTTCCTCCAGTTTTCAATGCATCTGGGATGCACGGCTCATCTACCTACTCTTCTACCTTTCCGGAATTGTAATCCTTTTGCTCCTGCGCAAGATGTCCTGGGCTCTAGTGTGCTCAGAATGTTTGTAAGTGGGGTACCTCAgataattcataaaatttactgaaaagcCTATGTGCAGCAGAAAATTTGACGCcgacaaagaaaatgaagattttgaaaaggtgtgaCCATAGATTGTTAAAGTACATGGCCTGAATATGACCAGAGTATATTATGAATGGGGAATTGGCAGTGGGATGTGATGTCCAGAGGCTGGAACATAGAGTAAGATCTCAAAGACTGAGATAATTTTATCATGTGATGAGAATGGATGAAGAACAGCTTGTTTGAAAAGCAGTTTGATATGGAAGTAGCATGTCAAAGACTTAGGAAAGCTGAGGAATTCATGTAAAAAAGGGGATAGACCTGATAAGAGCTGAGCCAGATAAAGTTCTGGACAGAAGagagtggagagaactcatttctTGTCAAACCTCTTGAAGGGAAAGGATGGAGAAAAATCTTTAGCTAGCAGCAGTATGGCTCCTAGTATTATAACCATCAATTTTACACTAAGTTTTAAGTCTCCCAACCCATAAGGTGGGTGCCACTTGTAACAGAGAATGACTTGTAAGTTGCCATTGGTCTGGGTAATCCAAGGACAAAGCATTTCACCCACTTCAATGACAGTTAGTTTTATACCAAATCTTTTTCATAACTTAGCAGTAGATTAGTAAAATGTTGTTTCATAAATCAGTAAACTAAGTTTGGCAGGAAGATGGTTGATGTTTAGACATTATTCCAGTTGGTAAAGTTGTACTTATGGAATAAATATATGGAATAGTAATCATTTCTATACAGTGAAAGGTTCCTAAACAGAGTGTAACGATGACTTTTTTCTTTACAGCTCTGCCAAACACCGAAGCATGATAACCTTAtctcagaagaagagaagggGCACGCTGCAGAAACGTAACCAGTACTGCATCTTCTTCAACAGGTTTGGGAGATGTACTAAAAAGGACAAGGGAGATTGCCCGTATCTGCATGACCCGACCAAAATAGCCATTTGCACAAGGTGAGATTTCAGAAACCATGTATGAATATAGAATATTCAGTGTAAAATGTAATTCATGTACTCCTTGTGATCTTAAATTCATCTTTGAAAGTTATCTTGTGGTTTTTTATGATGCTAGTGCATGGCATAGTGTCATGGCACAATATAATACAACTCATACAGTGTTGTtcccaatttagaaaatataggTACAGTGGCAGGCTTTTAATGTCAGTAACCCTGTTTCAGGAGAAAGTAATAATCACCCATAATTTATTGCAGGTTTCTGCGTGGCCGTTGTCCTGTTAGTAACTGCCCATTTTCGCACAAAATTGATCCCGACAAGATGCCTGTGTGCTCTCATTTTGTGCGCTCAATATGTACCCGAGATGACTGCCCTTACCGCCACGTTAGGGTTAGCCCCAATGCACCAATTTGCTTAGACTTTCTACATGGACATTGTCCTCTTGGTCAAGAGGTAAGTTcagtattgtatattttttatatggcaATATACTGATTTGTGTGGTGCTTGTATTCTCATATGTTTTTGATCCCTCATTAAAGCTCTGCTGGATTCTTCAGAATGTTACCAGCAAAACAAAGCCATAATATACTACAAAAGGTAAGGTATCCGTGCAAAGGAAAGCCATTTATTTTACAGATGCTATACTTCCTGATATGGTGCATTGTCAGACAAGGGCTGCgtattcatttcataaaaatgtgGGCATTGCTTTGCTAGAGGAAGCCCCCATATTCCCTGCTTTGTTAATGCTGTTAGTGCCTCAGTTTTTATATGttgtaaatatgttttagttCTACTATTCATTATACTTCATCTCTTCATTGAGTTTGTTCATGTAAATCTGGATAGGTGgtataatgataaatgaagtggtttttttttattgcttttttgttaGTAGACTACCCAGTCAcaatttgtacatatgaatgcatatattgttttattgttactTCTTTTGTCTAATCTAGATAgccatttttcattgtttacatgGAAAGGCAATGCTTCTTGTAATTTGTTGTTTCTATACATGTAGCTTGTATACTGGTTGTTTCCTTAGGTGGAACAGCATTGCAATTTTGTCCTTATGAGTTGTTGAACCAAGTGGAAGGAATTAAGATAATTAAGGAAGGTGAGGAAGGCTTCTGTCAGAGGTCAGTGTAGGTAACCTGTATGATGGATTGAACAATGTTGAGCTTTATATTTGGCTCAGACATTGTAACAAAGAGTTTGGTTCATGATCAAGAAGACAGTGAGAGTGTCCTTTATGATCCCCGCTCCAGTGAACGTCTTGGAGGAGAATCAGAGAGATGCCCTTCACTTTCTAAGAAGAGCTTTCCTGAAGAATCTGAAGATGAGAGTAGGTTGAGGTAATGCAAACCTAGGTGGTTTTGTTTATGTTCAagatttagaatatttatttttgttaggtaCAAACCTCTAATATTACAGGAGGTGTCCTGTGTCAAATGCCCAAGATAGGCACAGTTTCTTAATGTTGCACCTTAATTGAAGTTGATTTTTTGTACTGATTTCTTCCAGATAATACTTTTTCGTCAGTTATATTTCCCAGTTAACGATAAGTGTTATTTATTCTTCTGGCAAAGTCTCAGATTACTTTAAAGTTCATTTGGCTTTATTCAAAGTTTGTTTGTTAGACCTTTTATTAGAGTTGAGAGTGTTAATGTTTTGGTTAAACTAATACTGTAAATCATGTGAAGACtagtatttaatcatttttaagagAGAACTGTTCAGACTGAATAACTGGTAAGTCTGGAGTTGTTTGTCTATCCAGAAAGATGTTGAAAGCACCATTTTGTTTACCAAAGAATTTTAGGACTAGGCTTACGTAATGTGTCTCTTCACCCACCCCAAAAAGAAATTGGGActttaagtttcattttaatgaatttattaaacccactttctttcttcatctaAAAGGACATGTAATGTCATATTTACTTTGATATTTCAGTGCAAGAAGCACCATGTGTTGGAATGTGAAGAATTTAGCACATCAGGTAAGTGCCCTAGAGGTGAAGCCTGTCCACTCTCACATCGCAAggggtcaagaaaaaaaaagaaaagtatctcTCTAGAGCCTGTAACCCCATGCACTTCCTTGAAGAAAATGCGTGTTTCCCAGCCAAGGAGACGCAAATCCAGCGACTCTGTTGATGTGTTAGGAGAGCCCAGCgtgaagcagaaaaagaaaaaagtgattgTTGCTGATGATGATGGTATACTGAAAAGGTATTTTCATGTAGGCGAGGGTAATCTTCCCGGTGTCGGAGATGGTGCTGTGATGAAAGATATACAAAGCAGGGGACagaaggtagatgataattcaAATGCGGGGAAAGATGAAATGGAAGTGGACCTCTTAGAGAGGCCTTCTCACTCTGATGTACCTGGTGGTGAATTGAAAGAACAGTTAACTCGAATTGCAGGAACTAAAGAAGAGAC of the Macrobrachium rosenbergii isolate ZJJX-2024 chromosome 16, ASM4041242v1, whole genome shotgun sequence genome contains:
- the ZC3H3 gene encoding LOW QUALITY PROTEIN: uncharacterized protein ZC3H3 (The sequence of the model RefSeq protein was modified relative to this genomic sequence to represent the inferred CDS: inserted 1 base in 1 codon) — translated: MDNRDDKTNIHFNPDFIARRSETQVKSKFHVNPAFFQKSGPHKAFLQSVQQNLSETGNASVSVKQIHQASSPPKAVQHLSNTIQTSSSTTLNQLESHHTGSSSSLVYNFGSQRPVYANSQSTYSSVTPKSQVSYVNSVKPSIYSWRTRPVSSQHNRIGLPVDSSSPSRFKYLRQSKVKDGFSNFGGNLSELTKNKFKVDNRTGAHSVERKTKHGYEKYCIIRESEKANANVFSRTMNSKTSGKAESLGLVKTVNTSSKGLVKENHRKVNNTLPFNKSRSVYSLSNVNRCDITGKPNVSSGASNSLLSGPTRSDQNLTLVKRDSPHSAEVSANLFTKNPANSHTESKLRASPVKSSNILINPILLKSLSSSDKVDIVAIASKSSPKKVVPSLSCSDSKHGSQMQAETNSVVKPTPSMVSKYRVITKTKLVRRRSKSLSKTKLTTPIRETRSDSVPLVYSLSRKKDGSHITLCRPSPVFPVRPHSILAKNHPKRRYTIISRNKLVRRLSGSSPVIDNMLERPKYTIKTKTKLVKRPLSSVLKAVKDSSMVHGVTVDNEVKKNYMVLSKTKLIRRKPSAGVLKTKVLREANKSNTRTIIRRHKLVRNVPIRSGKVSVLKSVDAKVMRKIHTKYKIENRGIGLSAKQKAAKGIVSKYRINRLKVDSPTLKRISNKRFTWVSTRGKASHHLQETRKRDSGSFSDRFVNIGGILYKATKTSLHKQTAKKQLSNVAGKGSKCILKLRGNQYSVSAGGRTLTRLESKPLSTSKPLLSRVHIXGLTYSRTKTGHYELTKAHQARAVLSSAKHRSMITLSQKKRRGTLQKRNQYCIFFNRFGRCTKKDKGDCPYLHDPTKIAICTRFLRGRCPVSNCPFSHKIDPDKMPVCSHFVRSICTRDDCPYRHVRVSPNAPICLDFLHGHCPLGQECKKHHVLECEEFSTSGKCPRGEACPLSHRKGSRKKKKSISLEPVTPCTSLKKMRVSQPRRRKSSDSVDVLGEPSVKQKKKKVIVADDDGILKRYFHVGEGNLPGVGDGAVMKDIQSRGQKVDDNSNAGKDEMEVDLLERPSHSDVPGGELKEQLTRIAGTKEETLSALDLEQKRGKMLQKIEQLKGMYETSPGSSSGNKESADDRAQANRRGTCSNMTKEMQDDTQDFKCDAFERRPLPKKMPSFISLSRNVGDVEDL